A genomic segment from Pseudoduganella chitinolytica encodes:
- a CDS encoding ROK family transcriptional regulator, with amino-acid sequence MQEYLRPAVSASDAAGADNLRPRGSNQTGMRQFNERVVLQAIRLHGSLPKADLARLTTLSTQTVALIIARLTDDGLVMKLDPLRGKIGQPSVPIALRPDGAFSIGVKIGRRSLDVLLLDFANTVRMRTSQTYSFPEPDAVFQAIAEQVRAMQASLAPELRGRILGIGVAAPLSLDSWQELMGVKHGQDGCWQRLDIARRIEADTGLPVMFAKDTAAACVAELVSGRGRSIKSFLYLFVDTFIGGGLVIDSNLYAGLHGNAGAIGSLPVGLAAPGEGQPAQLLSTASLLGLEHLYEEAGLDPAAAYDERATQAPWAEHSARWVDQAAGGIAMVVASASCMLDPEGVIVDGSCSRALLDRLMAAIIDALDCYDWEGVQRPPVHAGIIGSDARALGGALLPLYANFAPDPELFLKLEA; translated from the coding sequence ATGCAGGAATATCTCCGGCCCGCCGTATCCGCTTCGGATGCCGCGGGCGCCGACAATCTACGCCCACGCGGATCGAACCAGACCGGCATGCGCCAGTTCAACGAACGCGTCGTGCTGCAGGCGATTCGCTTGCATGGCAGCCTGCCCAAGGCCGACCTGGCGCGGCTGACCACGTTGAGCACGCAGACGGTGGCGCTGATCATTGCGCGCCTGACCGACGACGGCCTGGTGATGAAGCTCGATCCGCTGCGGGGCAAGATCGGCCAGCCGTCGGTGCCGATCGCGTTGCGTCCCGATGGCGCGTTCTCGATCGGTGTCAAGATCGGCCGGCGCAGCCTGGACGTGCTGCTGCTCGATTTCGCCAACACGGTGCGCATGCGTACCTCGCAGACCTATTCGTTTCCCGAACCGGACGCGGTGTTCCAGGCGATCGCGGAACAGGTGCGCGCGATGCAGGCGTCCCTGGCGCCTGAGCTGCGCGGCCGCATCCTCGGCATCGGCGTGGCGGCGCCGCTGTCGCTGGACAGCTGGCAGGAATTGATGGGCGTGAAGCACGGCCAGGACGGTTGCTGGCAGCGGCTCGACATCGCACGTCGCATCGAGGCCGACACCGGCTTGCCGGTGATGTTCGCGAAGGACACAGCCGCCGCCTGCGTGGCCGAACTGGTGTCCGGCAGGGGGCGCAGCATCAAGAGCTTCCTGTACCTGTTCGTCGATACCTTTATCGGTGGCGGACTCGTCATCGACAGCAACCTGTACGCCGGGCTGCACGGCAATGCCGGCGCGATCGGCTCGCTGCCGGTCGGGCTGGCCGCGCCGGGGGAAGGCCAGCCGGCGCAACTGCTGTCGACCGCTTCGTTGCTGGGCCTGGAGCACCTGTACGAAGAGGCGGGACTGGATCCGGCGGCGGCCTACGACGAGCGCGCCACGCAGGCGCCATGGGCCGAGCACAGTGCGCGCTGGGTCGACCAGGCCGCGGGGGGCATCGCGATGGTGGTTGCCAGCGCCAGTTGCATGCTCGATCCGGAAGGGGTGATCGTCGACGGTTCGTGCAGCCGCGCGCTGCTGGACCGGTTGATGGCGGCGATTATCGACGCGCTGGACTGCTATGACTGGGAAGGCGTGCAGCGGCCGCCGGTGCATGCCGGCATCATCGGGTCCGACGCGCGGGCGCTGGGCGGCGCGCTGCTGCCGCTTTACGCCAACTTCGCGCCGGACCCGGAACTGTTTCTCAAGCTGGAAGCCTGA
- a CDS encoding maltoporin, whose protein sequence is MTGIARMAFSLALAPALLLAGGAVHAEAYPNDTEGFHGYLRAGAGTSSRHGPQSCYALGGPTSYYRLGNECDANAEFGYTKALAKADNGVSFVGTIWLNAYSPNSDFGDANLHLLKGYVEAKGLPFLHGGTAWVGKRYYYRPDIHMLDMQYINMNGTGAGLDKIPLGAGKFSYAVFKDNDINATGPGGAIVNSPSALRQNLLYQDLPVNPGGTIDAALTIVTARGRNGAAQDAGHDGWAVGLFHRQEVLGGANTVGFQYGSGPGTGIGQCCSRMGGSGSTALGSDVTRVRVFDDLVIQPTRQFSLGFVALYQKDKADDPALRNTWTTAGLRPVYGVLPNVKLQAELGYTALRQDSTGQTARLTKVTLAPAISLGEGYFSRPELRLFVSYGKWNGAATPLVNASNHGGPVYGNATSGTSAGVQVEAWW, encoded by the coding sequence ATGACCGGTATCGCCCGCATGGCCTTTTCCCTCGCCCTCGCACCTGCGCTCTTGCTTGCAGGCGGCGCTGTCCACGCCGAGGCCTATCCCAACGACACGGAGGGTTTCCATGGCTATCTGCGCGCCGGTGCCGGCACCAGTTCCCGGCATGGTCCGCAAAGCTGCTACGCGCTTGGCGGCCCGACGTCGTACTACCGGCTGGGTAACGAGTGCGACGCGAACGCGGAATTCGGCTACACGAAGGCGTTGGCCAAGGCGGACAACGGCGTCAGCTTCGTCGGCACGATCTGGCTCAACGCGTATTCGCCCAACTCGGATTTCGGCGACGCCAACCTGCATCTACTGAAGGGTTATGTCGAGGCGAAGGGACTGCCCTTCCTGCACGGCGGCACCGCGTGGGTGGGCAAGCGCTACTACTATCGCCCCGACATCCACATGCTCGACATGCAGTACATCAACATGAACGGCACCGGCGCCGGCCTGGACAAGATCCCGCTCGGCGCGGGCAAGTTCAGTTATGCGGTATTCAAGGACAACGACATCAATGCCACCGGTCCCGGCGGGGCTATCGTCAACTCGCCGTCCGCGCTGCGCCAGAACCTGCTGTACCAGGACCTGCCCGTCAATCCTGGCGGCACCATCGACGCGGCGCTGACGATCGTCACGGCCAGGGGCCGCAACGGCGCGGCGCAGGACGCCGGCCACGACGGCTGGGCAGTCGGGCTGTTCCACCGGCAGGAAGTGCTCGGCGGTGCCAACACGGTCGGCTTCCAGTATGGCAGCGGCCCGGGCACGGGCATCGGCCAATGCTGCTCCCGCATGGGGGGATCCGGCAGCACGGCACTCGGTTCGGACGTGACGCGGGTGCGCGTCTTCGACGACCTGGTGATCCAGCCGACCCGCCAGTTCAGCCTGGGGTTCGTCGCGCTGTACCAGAAGGACAAGGCGGACGATCCAGCGCTGCGCAACACCTGGACGACCGCAGGCCTGCGCCCGGTCTACGGTGTGCTGCCGAACGTCAAATTGCAGGCCGAACTGGGCTATACCGCGCTGCGGCAGGACAGCACCGGGCAGACCGCGCGCCTGACCAAGGTGACGCTGGCGCCCGCGATCTCGCTGGGCGAGGGCTACTTCTCGCGCCCCGAGCTGCGCCTGTTCGTCAGCTACGGCAAGTGGAACGGCGCCGCCACGCCCCTGGTCAACGCCAGCAACCATGGTGGGCCGGTGTACGGCAATGCGACCAGCGGCACGTCCGCCGGTGTACAGGTCGAGGCCTGGTGGTAA
- a CDS encoding fumarylacetoacetate hydrolase family protein — MKLATLKNGKRDGQLVVVSRDLRLYQAVPAIAATLQAALDDWDNAAPQLERVYAALNAGDAAGAQPFDEAACHSPLPRAYQWADGSAYINHVELVRRARNAEVPASFYTDPLMYQGGSDSFVGPRDPIYALSEEWGIDLEAEVAVVTGDVPMGATPEAAARAIRLVMLVNDVSLRNLIPNELAKGFGFFQSKPASAFSPVAVTPDELGADWQDNKLRLPLRVDLNGKPFGRPNAGEDMTFSFAQLVAHAARTRELGAGTIIGSGTVSNKQGSLHGSSVDNGGVGYCCLAEVRMYETIEGGAPKTPFLQFGDTVRIAMQDAAGHSIFGTIDQVVRPYGEKGGA, encoded by the coding sequence ATGAAACTTGCTACCTTGAAAAACGGCAAGCGCGACGGCCAACTCGTCGTCGTCAGCCGCGACTTGCGCCTGTACCAGGCCGTTCCCGCCATTGCCGCCACGCTGCAGGCCGCGCTGGACGACTGGGACAACGCCGCGCCCCAGCTCGAGCGCGTGTATGCCGCGCTGAACGCGGGCGACGCGGCGGGCGCGCAGCCGTTCGACGAAGCGGCCTGCCACTCGCCGCTGCCGCGCGCCTACCAGTGGGCCGACGGTTCCGCCTACATCAACCACGTGGAGCTGGTGCGCAGGGCGCGCAATGCGGAAGTGCCGGCCTCGTTCTATACCGACCCGCTGATGTACCAGGGTGGCTCGGACAGCTTCGTGGGTCCACGCGACCCGATCTACGCGCTGTCGGAAGAGTGGGGCATCGACCTGGAAGCGGAAGTGGCCGTCGTCACGGGCGATGTGCCGATGGGCGCGACGCCCGAGGCAGCCGCGCGCGCGATCCGTCTCGTCATGCTGGTCAACGACGTCTCCCTGCGCAACCTGATCCCGAACGAGCTGGCCAAGGGCTTCGGCTTCTTCCAGTCCAAGCCGGCCAGCGCGTTCTCGCCGGTCGCAGTGACGCCGGACGAACTGGGCGCCGACTGGCAGGACAACAAGCTGCGCCTGCCGCTGCGCGTGGACCTGAACGGCAAGCCGTTCGGCCGCCCGAACGCGGGCGAGGACATGACGTTCAGCTTCGCCCAGCTGGTGGCGCACGCCGCCAGGACGCGCGAACTGGGTGCTGGTACCATCATCGGCTCCGGCACGGTGTCGAACAAGCAGGGCAGCCTGCACGGTTCGTCGGTGGACAACGGCGGCGTGGGCTACTGCTGCCTGGCCGAGGTGCGCATGTACGAGACGATCGAGGGTGGCGCGCCGAAGACGCCGTTCCTGCAGTTCGGCGACACCGTGCGCATCGCGATGCAGGACGCGGCCGGCCACAGCATCTTCGGGACCATCGACCAGGTGGTGCGCCCCTACGGTGAAAAGGGCGGGGCATGA
- the maiA gene encoding maleylacetoacetate isomerase, producing the protein MKLYTYFRSSAAYRVRIALNLKGLAYDAVPVHLLRGGGEQRQPAYRAVNPGGLVPALTDGDVTLTQSLAIVEYLEEMHPVMPLLPQDAAGRARVRALALAIAADTHPLTNLRVLQHLTGPLGLTDDAKMDWYRHWTGEGLATLEALLQQGDTGRFCHGDTPTLADCCLVPQVFNAQRFHIDLAPYPTVARIHATCAEIPAFQAAHPSAQPDAE; encoded by the coding sequence ATGAAGCTCTATACCTATTTCCGCAGCTCGGCCGCGTACCGCGTGCGCATCGCGCTGAACCTGAAGGGGCTGGCGTACGACGCGGTGCCGGTGCACCTGCTGCGCGGCGGCGGCGAGCAGCGCCAGCCGGCCTACCGGGCCGTCAATCCCGGCGGGCTGGTGCCGGCACTGACGGATGGCGACGTCACGCTGACGCAGTCGCTGGCCATCGTCGAGTACCTGGAAGAGATGCATCCCGTGATGCCGCTGCTGCCGCAGGATGCGGCCGGGCGTGCGCGCGTGCGCGCGCTGGCGCTGGCGATCGCGGCCGATACGCATCCGCTGACGAACCTGCGCGTGCTGCAGCACCTGACGGGGCCGCTGGGCCTGACGGACGACGCCAAGATGGACTGGTACCGTCACTGGACGGGGGAAGGGCTGGCGACCCTGGAGGCGCTGCTGCAGCAAGGCGACACGGGCCGCTTCTGCCATGGCGACACGCCCACGCTCGCCGACTGCTGCCTGGTGCCGCAGGTATTCAATGCGCAGCGCTTCCACATCGACCTGGCGCCGTATCCGACGGTCGCGCGCATCCACGCCACGTGCGCCGAGATCCCGGCGTTCCAGGCCGCCCATCCGTCGGCCCAACCGGACGCCGAGTAG
- the iscR gene encoding Fe-S cluster assembly transcriptional regulator IscR — protein sequence MRLTTKGRFAVTAMIDLAMRQGKGPVTLSGISQRQAISLSYLEQLFGKLRRHEIVESIRGPGGGYSLARRADKVTVADIIIAVDEPLDATQCGGKENCHGADHATGARCMTHELWATLNEKMVDYLDSVSLQDLVDQQRQKNADQNVVVMHRNHATLG from the coding sequence ATGCGTCTGACTACCAAAGGCCGTTTTGCCGTGACTGCGATGATTGACCTGGCCATGCGCCAGGGCAAGGGTCCCGTCACGCTCTCTGGCATCAGCCAGCGCCAGGCCATCTCGCTGTCCTACCTGGAACAGCTGTTCGGCAAGCTGCGCCGGCACGAGATCGTGGAGTCGATCCGCGGTCCCGGCGGCGGCTACAGCCTGGCCCGCCGCGCCGACAAGGTGACGGTGGCCGACATTATCATCGCCGTCGATGAGCCGCTCGATGCGACGCAGTGCGGCGGCAAGGAAAACTGCCATGGCGCCGACCACGCCACGGGCGCCCGCTGCATGACCCACGAGCTGTGGGCCACGCTGAACGAAAAGATGGTCGACTACCTGGACTCGGTCTCGCTGCAGGACCTGGTCGACCAGCAGAGACAGAAAAACGCCGACCAGAACGTGGTAGTGATGCACCGCAACCACGCCACCCTCGGATAA
- a CDS encoding IscS subfamily cysteine desulfurase, producing MNAPEKNVAKVAPVEFRTAPHFPIYMDYSATTPIDPRVADKMIPYLREQFGNPASRSHMYGWTAEAAVEEARGHVAALVNADPREIIWTSGATESNNLAIKGAAQFYKTKGKHIVTVKTEHKAVLDTVRELERQGFEATYLDPQDNGLITIEQLAAAVRPDTILVSVMLVNNEIGVIQPVKDIAAFCRSKGIIFHCDAAQATGKVAIDLQDLKVDLMTFTAHKTYGPKGVGALYVCRKPRVRIEAQMHGGGHERGLRSGTLPVHQIVGMGEAFRLAKVEMAEETARIKALRDRLASGLQEIEEVYINGDMDNRVPHNLNVSFNYVEGESLIMAVKDLAVSSGSACTSASLEPSYVLRALGRSDELAHSSIRFTIGRFTTEQDIDFAVELMKSKVGKLRELSPLWDMFKEGIDINSIQWAAH from the coding sequence ATGAACGCCCCAGAAAAGAACGTCGCCAAGGTCGCCCCGGTCGAGTTTCGCACCGCGCCGCACTTCCCGATCTACATGGACTACTCGGCCACGACGCCCATCGACCCGCGCGTGGCCGACAAGATGATTCCGTACCTGCGCGAGCAGTTCGGCAATCCGGCGTCGCGCAGCCACATGTACGGCTGGACGGCGGAAGCGGCGGTGGAAGAGGCACGCGGCCACGTGGCGGCGCTCGTCAATGCCGATCCGCGCGAGATCATCTGGACGTCCGGCGCGACCGAGAGCAACAACCTGGCCATCAAGGGCGCGGCGCAGTTCTACAAGACCAAGGGCAAGCACATCGTCACGGTCAAGACCGAGCACAAGGCCGTGCTGGACACCGTGCGCGAACTGGAACGCCAGGGCTTCGAGGCGACCTACCTGGACCCGCAGGACAACGGCCTGATCACCATCGAACAGCTGGCCGCGGCCGTGCGTCCGGACACGATCCTGGTCTCCGTCATGCTGGTCAACAACGAGATCGGCGTGATCCAGCCCGTCAAGGACATCGCCGCGTTCTGCCGTTCCAAGGGCATCATCTTCCACTGCGACGCGGCACAAGCCACGGGCAAGGTCGCCATCGACCTGCAGGACCTGAAGGTCGACCTGATGACGTTCACGGCGCACAAGACCTACGGCCCGAAGGGCGTCGGCGCGCTGTACGTGTGCCGCAAGCCGCGCGTGCGCATCGAGGCGCAGATGCACGGCGGCGGCCATGAGCGCGGCCTGCGCTCGGGTACGCTGCCGGTGCACCAGATCGTCGGCATGGGCGAGGCGTTTCGCCTGGCGAAGGTCGAGATGGCGGAAGAAACCGCGCGCATCAAGGCGCTGCGCGACCGCCTGGCATCGGGCCTGCAGGAAATCGAAGAGGTCTACATCAACGGCGACATGGACAACCGTGTGCCGCACAACCTGAACGTCAGCTTCAACTACGTCGAAGGCGAGTCGCTGATCATGGCCGTCAAGGACCTGGCCGTGTCGTCCGGTTCCGCCTGCACGTCGGCCAGCCTGGAGCCGTCCTACGTGCTGCGCGCGCTGGGCCGTTCGGATGAACTGGCGCACAGCTCGATCCGCTTCACGATCGGCCGCTTCACGACGGAACAGGACATCGACTTCGCCGTGGAACTGATGAAGTCCAAGGTCGGCAAGCTGCGCGAACTGTCGCCGCTGTGGGATATGTTCAAGGAAGGGATCGACATCAATTCGATCCAGTGGGCGGCGCACTGA
- the iscU gene encoding Fe-S cluster assembly scaffold IscU, translated as MAYSEKVLDHYENPRNVGAFEKGDESVGTGMVGAPACGDVMKLQIKVGADGVIEDAKFKTYGCGSAIASSSLVTEWVKGKTLDQALSIKNTQIAEELALPPVKIHCSILAEDAIKAAVQDYKAKHSA; from the coding sequence ATGGCTTACTCGGAAAAAGTTCTCGACCACTACGAAAACCCGCGCAACGTGGGCGCCTTTGAAAAGGGCGACGAAAGCGTTGGTACGGGCATGGTGGGCGCACCGGCCTGCGGCGACGTGATGAAGCTGCAGATCAAGGTCGGCGCCGATGGCGTCATCGAAGACGCGAAATTCAAGACGTATGGCTGCGGTTCGGCCATCGCATCGAGCTCGCTGGTGACCGAATGGGTCAAGGGCAAGACGCTGGACCAGGCCCTGTCGATCAAGAACACGCAGATCGCCGAAGAGCTGGCGCTGCCGCCCGTGAAGATCCACTGCTCGATCCTGGCCGAAGACGCGATCAAGGCCGCCGTGCAGGACTACAAGGCCAAGCACTCGGCCTAA
- the iscA gene encoding iron-sulfur cluster assembly protein IscA, whose translation MAITLTEKAAKHINRYIERRGKGIGLRFGVRTTGCSGLAYKLEYVDEVTEDDHVFESHGVKVFVDPKSMPYIDGTELDFAREGLNEGFKFNNPNEKDACGCGESFRI comes from the coding sequence ATGGCAATCACGTTGACCGAAAAAGCTGCGAAGCACATCAACCGCTACATCGAACGGCGCGGCAAGGGCATCGGCCTGCGCTTCGGCGTGCGCACGACCGGCTGCTCCGGCCTGGCGTACAAGCTGGAATACGTGGACGAGGTAACCGAGGACGATCATGTCTTCGAGTCGCACGGCGTGAAGGTCTTTGTCGATCCGAAAAGCATGCCGTACATCGACGGCACGGAGCTGGACTTCGCCCGCGAAGGCCTGAACGAAGGCTTCAAGTTCAACAACCCGAACGAAAAAGACGCCTGCGGCTGCGGCGAAAGCTTCCGCATCTGA
- the hscB gene encoding Fe-S protein assembly co-chaperone HscB, with product MQNHFELFNLPQRFAVDAAALDAAYRDVQSRVHPDKFVNATDAEKRVAMQWATRANEAYQTLKNPQKRAQYLCELHGVDLQTESNTAMPMAFLMQQMEWREELAEARAGKDADLLDKLDAQLRAARKEQLQAIEAQLDGADYHAAAQGVRALMFLEKFGEEVRFAFDAIEA from the coding sequence GTGCAAAACCACTTCGAGCTTTTCAACCTGCCGCAACGCTTCGCCGTCGACGCGGCCGCGCTGGACGCGGCCTACCGCGACGTGCAGTCGCGCGTGCATCCCGATAAATTCGTCAACGCCACCGATGCCGAGAAGCGCGTGGCGATGCAGTGGGCCACGCGCGCCAACGAGGCCTACCAGACCCTGAAGAATCCGCAGAAGCGCGCGCAGTACCTGTGCGAGCTGCACGGCGTGGACCTGCAGACGGAGTCGAACACGGCGATGCCGATGGCGTTCTTGATGCAGCAGATGGAATGGCGCGAAGAACTGGCGGAGGCGCGCGCCGGCAAGGATGCCGACCTGCTCGACAAGCTCGACGCCCAGTTGCGCGCCGCCCGCAAGGAGCAGCTGCAGGCCATCGAGGCCCAGCTGGATGGCGCCGATTACCACGCCGCCGCGCAGGGCGTGCGCGCGCTGATGTTCCTTGAAAAATTCGGCGAAGAAGTCCGCTTTGCCTTCGATGCGATCGAGGCATAA